CaggtatttatttatccattaaagtacagttgctttgcaatgttgtgccagtttctgctgtacagcaaagtgacccagtcatacatatacgtatatacacatacatatatttttcttatattatcttccatcatgttctgtcacaagtaattgcatatagtttcctgtgctatacagcaggacctcattgcttatccactgtaAATGTAAGtttgcctcccactccctccccactccccccccactcccccttggcaaccacaagtctgttcttcatctttgtgagtctgtttctgttctgcagataggttcattgctcacattttagattccacatataagtgatatcatatggtatttgtctttctctttccgacttatttcacttagtatgagaatctctagttgcacccatgttgctgcaaatggcattactttgtttttttatggctgagtagttgaATGGACaggtatttcaaattttattaaatattgcaAGATTGGCTTCCAGAAAAGTCTGTGATAATTTACATATGCACCAGTAAGACCTGTATTTGTAATTGGTACAGtcagtctttaaaatatttgcccatctcggagttcccatagtggcgcagtggttaacgaatccgactaggaaccatgaggttgcaggttcaatccctcgccttgctcagtgggttaaggatccggcattgccgtgagctgtggtgtaggttgcagacgcggctcggatcccatgttgctgtggctctggcgtaggctggaggctgcagctccaattcgacccctagcctgggaacctccatatgccgcgggagcggccctagaaaaggcaaaaaaaaagaaaaggaaaaaggcaaaaagaccaaaaaaaatttaaaaatatttgcacatctCCATGTATAAAGGGTACTTCCTTGTTTCCTTTCACCTTTCTTTGCTTATCAACCACGTTTGGTCGCTTGAATTTGTTCCCTGTGAAACGCTTACTTAGGGACATAGCCCATCTTCCCATAGGGTTTTGTTAATCATTTGTGAGAATtctttgttattaaaatattaacctGTCTTTTatgccaaagattttttttttctttttagggctgcacctgtggcatatggagattcccaggctagaggtcgaatgggagcctacgccagagacacagcgacacgggatctgaccagcgtctacaacctacaccagagctcacagcaacggatccttaacccactgatcaaggccaggaattaaacctgtaagctcatggttcctagtcagatttgtttccgctgagccgcagcaggaactcctatgccaaAGATATTTTTTACTTCATTGTTTACTTCTTTGTTTACAGTATCTCTTGCTGcagtcagactttttttttgtctttttttttttgctatttcttgggccgctcccgcggcatatggaggttcccaggctaggggtcgaatcggagctgtagccaccggcctacgccagagccacagcaacacgggatccgagccgcgtctgcaacctacaccacagctcacggcaatgccggatcgttaacccactgagcaagggcagggaccgaacccgcaacctcatggttcctagtcggattcgttaaccactgcgccacgacgggaactcctgcagtcagactTTAAAGTTGAATGTAATCACATatgtctctcttctcttttgcAGCTTCTGGGTTTCCAGTCTTGGTTAAGAAGGTCACCCCCACCCTCAGATTGTGCATGTAGTCTGCTAGATTCTCTTTCAGGATTTGTatggttttaatttctctgttgAAGACTTTGTGTCCAGTATGAAAGaggcatcaattttttttttctttttttggctgcctcacggtatatggagttcccgggggCCAGgggtgagatccaagccacagttgtgacctaggcAGCAGCTGAggtaacacaggatccctaacccactgtgccagggcagggatcgaacctgcatcccagtgttccaGAGACGACACCGATCCccttgcaccatagtgggaaatCCCAGGCATCCCATCTTATTTTCTCTCAGATGGATGCTAATTATGCCGACACCATATTAAATGCTCcatctccccccctccccagaaccAAGCTACCACCTTCATCACGTAGTCTCATATTTAATAGTTTTGAAaacttcaaaaagacaaaagagggtgGGTACCAGCACACCGCTCATCTTAGTCATGACCTTGTGTCCTACCCGGTGCCTGCTTTGCATCTAGGGCCTCCCCTTCACCTTCTCCTGCTTCCCTTTCAGGTGCTGCTGGCGGACGAGGGGATCGCCCCCCTGCCCACGGCAGGACCGGTGAAAGAGGAGAAACTCCTGCTGGGAGAAGGGCTGTCTCCCCTGCTGTCGGTCCAGGGCATCAAGGAGGAGGAAATCCTGCCTGGAGAGGAAGCACCACACTTGGGGAGGCCCATCAAGGTCGAGAGCCCGCCCCTGGAGGAGTGGCCCTCGCCCTGTCCGTCTGTCAAGGAGGAATTGTCCCAGTCCTGGGAGGATTCATCCCACTCTCCCACCCCTCGGCCCAGGAAGGCCCATGGCGGGCACAAGTCCCCTGCCCGCTGCGTCTCTGACATGCTTGTGATTAAacgaagggagaggagggaaatgaGCCGGTCTCGAAGGAAACAGCACCTCCTGCCCCCATGTCTGGACGAGCCCGAGCTGCTCTTCGCTGAGGGCCCCGGGCCTTCCCGGCCAGCCACAGACCTCGCCCTCCCTGCAGTGTCCACGCGGCCTGCCTCCCAGCTCAGCTGCTCCCCGGAGGAGGGCGGACCTTTCAAGACACCCGTTAAGGAGACGCTGCCCATCTCCTCCACCCCGAGCAAATCTGTCCTCCCCATGAGCCCTGAATCCTGGAGGCTCACACCGCCAGCCAAAGTTGGGGGGCTCGATTTCAGCCCAGTACGAACCCCCCAGGGTGCCTTGGGTCCCCTGCCTGACGCCCTGGAGCTGACGGATCTTGGCACCACCCCGATGAAAAGTGTCCCCCTCTTTGACTCACCCCGAGAGCTCCTCAATTCCGAGCCCTTCGACCTCACCTCTGACCCCTTCAGCAGCTGTTCCCCCTCagatatggaagtccccaagccagGCTCCCCCGAGCCGCAGGTGGCCAGCCTCTCAGCCAACCGCTCTCTGACCGAAGGCCTGGTCCTAGACACGATGAATGACAGCCTCAGCAGGATCCTGCTGGACATCAGCTTCCCTGGCCTGGAGGAGGACCCACTGGGCCCGGACGGCATCAGCTGGGCTCACTTCATTCCCGACCTGCGGTAGAGATGGAACCTTGCCCTTGCCACTCAGCTGTCTGAGCTCCCAGCGCTCGTGTGGCTGGCCTTCCAAGCGCTCTTGAGTGAGGACAGCAGGCAGGGGCCATCCGCTCCTCAAGCCCTACCTGGCCTGGCAATGCCAAGGCAGGTGTCACGCTGTAGCCACCCTGGGCCTTCCCCAGGCGGCCGGTTTCTGTGCCACCTGCTCCCCAATAGAATCTGATCCCTCGCTCCCTACTGGGAGCTGATGATGGGAACAGCAAAAACAAGGGTGAAAAAAGTGGGAGCCCCCAGACTGTTTGCATCTGTGCCCTGCAGCCTCCCACATCCCTGCTCCCTTCAGGGTGGCCCTGTAAATAGTATATATCCTCCAAATTATCCTCTAATTATAAAGGTAAGCCTCTCTCCTTAGATCACTATCTAGACTGCCAGAAGTGGGGAGGGTGACGAGGGGGGTCACTTTGCTTCTGGCTCCTGGATGAGGGAGAGCCTGTAGCACCTGGTTCCTTCCAGGCCCAGGCACCTCCCTTGAGGGTTCCTCACTGTGGGCGCCCACACGAGTGGGTCTGCTTGCCCCAGCCCCTATTactgccctgccctcccacctccccatgtTTCCAAGTCAGCTTTCTTGCAAGAAGAaatcctgcttaaaaaaaaaaaaaaaaaaagtctcattatGGGTCAAGAGTTGAATGGGGGTGGGAAGTAGAGGCATCTGGAGCAGCATGGGTGCCCAGATGTGCCTGAGAGACGTTTCTCTGATAAGGTCCCTAATCATGCCAGAGAGACGCATTCGGAGGTGGGAGGGCCAACCTGCCGCACGCACAGGAGGGAgggcctgcactgcagctttgCCCAGCTGATGGCGAGCACGCAACCCAGAACACTACTGTAACTACCTACTCAATAAAACCTGGGGTGAACATGCTGTCTGGCGTGCTGGCGGCTGGGTCCTATGGCATAGGAGGTCAGGAAGGAAAGTGGATGACAGGGAAGAGGCAAGGAGCCTTGGGAGGAGAGTCAGAGGGCTTCAGCTGGGCCACCCACCTGCCCTGGCACCTTCTAATACAGCGGCTTTTCAGATGCTGGTCCTGCACACCCGACCTCTTCTGGGGACCTCTGAACCTGCTGGTTAATGTAGGCCTTTCAGAGCTCCTCGGAAAGAGGAGGGCCTACCCAGACAGCCCCCCAGGATTAGGGAAGGATGGGTCCAGTTAAAGGTGCTGCATCATCACCCCCAACCTGAGACCTGGAAGCGGCCTacccttctttcctccccctgCCTTCCTGGCTAGTCCCTCCCCAGAAGCAGCTTCTATTATGAGTCCTACCCGCTGCCTGCCTCACCTGAGAGGCAACTGGGTCCCAAGGGACTGGCAAGCCCTCCTAGGGAGAGGTAAGGGCCTCCTCCGTGTCACCACCCAGGAAGCATCACCATGGCAACCTCAGCAGCAAACAATGCTGCCAGGAAGATCTTCCCTACAAAGCTGCCCCTCCTGCAGGGAGGCCCAGAAGAATGGCCAGCAACCTGCAAAGATCGCCCAGAGGGCAGAGTGACCCATCCCGAGTCAGAGAACCATTCCTGAAGGTAGGGGGCAGGGCTGCATCTCTGCAGCCTACCTTTCTGCACCTGGCTGGGCAGTGGACCATTCCTCCACCCGCCCCCAGGTGCCATGCTTTCTCCCAGGCCGCAGGGCTCTTGGCCCATGAACCCAccatcctcttcctctcttcatcTTGGGATCCTGTGAACACAGAGTTcaggacagagaaggagagaggtgTCTGGTTATGAcatctcccagccccaccccctggggTGCTCCTGTAGAAATGACTTAGGAGACGGGGCCCCAGGAAACAGGGTGAGTTTTCAGAATCAGAAAATTCCCAGGGGCAGGGGGTAGGGAGAGGCGTTTTGGAAAAGCAGAGTGTCCTGAGTAGCACAGGCTGAGTCCTCGCTCTGCTGCTCACTGAGTCAGTGCCATGGACAAGTTATTCCCCTCGTGTGCCTTGCTTTTTGCATCTCTGAGATGAAACAGTAACCACGCTTGCTCTCaggttgtgagggttaaatgagacaCAGATCAGTATTTAGTGACATGTCAAATACACATTGACCACTGTTTATTTCATGGGGAGTCCAGGACACGTGAAAGGGAAGGAGCCCAATCTAGATGCTTCCACACTTGCTTGTACTgtaatgaaaagtgaaaaatggtggcgttcccgtcatggcacagcagaaacgaatccaactagaaatgataaggtttcaggtttgatccctggcctcaatcagtgggttaaggatctggcattgccatgagctgtggtgtaggtcgtacatgcagctcagatctggcattgctgtggctgtggcataggccagtagctgtagctctgattagacccctagcctgggagccttcgtatacggcaggtgcagccctcaaaagacaaaaagacaaaaagtgaggGATGGGTGGAACGGGGACAACAAGCACTGGCCCCATTCTCTGGAGAAGGATTTCCCTTCTACACTTCGCTTAGTAAGAGTGGTTTCCTCTCCTTTCCCGGCGAGGACCACCAGACCCCGGGCAGGAATGGGCGCCCTGGGACGGGCGGGTGGGTGAAGCCAGAGTGAGGAGTGGGAAAATGTCATTTGAGGAAAGAGGCCGGGAAATCAAAACCCAAACCCGACAGATGGAAAGAGAACAAACAACGAGAATCCGTGAGAATGAAACAGCAGCCACATGCTCCAAGGGCCAGGCAAGAGCAGAGGCACTGGCAGGGCCACTCAGTCCTGATGAGAAGGCGGGTCTGAAGGAGGCTGGCAGCTTGCCTTCCCGGGAGGAGAGGCAGAGTGGCCCCCAGACTCCCTTGTCTCTCCCTAGATGGTCCACGCCCAGGAGACCCTCCCGATTCACCGCACGTGGGCTCAACGCGAATTCCTCCTCCCCAGCGAGTCCTCGGAGCTGCCCGGCTTCACCCGGCAAGCCTACCGCCAGCTGGCCCTGAAGATGCCACCCTGCACGGACACAAAGGCCAAGGTGCGTCAGCGCCTAGCCGGCCCTTGGAAGAACGCGGCCCAGCACACCTGGGGCTTCCACACGTGGCTGGACGTGGGGCGTCTGCCCGCCACCTTCCCCACCAGGCCCGACAGGCCCTATGACAGCAACGTCTGGCGCTGGCTGACCGACTCCAGGGCCCACTGCCTCCCCCCGGCAGAGCCCCCCGTGCCCCCTCCCTCCCGGATGGGTCCAAACAGctttctgagcttcatctgctCTACACCTATCTTCCTGGACGCCAACAGGAAGAACCAAGTGATTCTCAGGACGATGAAGGAGCTGAAAGAGGTGGAGAAGCTCAAGCTGAGGAGCAAGGCGAGGGCGCCTCCCCTCGACGCCCACGGCAACATCCTGCCCCCAAAGAACTTCAGGAAGTAAGAGGACTCCTTCCTCTGGGAGCCCACCCGCCACCCGTGTCCAGGtgacactccccacccccccgccacccgGGCCCTGCACTCCAATTCCTCCTTCTGACGTCTAAGGGGCATGTTACCCTCCCTCCTCCGATCATCTGAAAACCAAATTCTGTTCAAATGTAGctggaaggaagggatggaggcaAGGGGAGGACAGCAGGAGAGCGGCTTggttattttttgaaaatgtggGCAATACCTAACACCTGCTGGGCCTGGGGGATACAGAGAAATGTccttcagtccctgccctcaaggagcttggGAAAGGCAGATACCTACACACACATGTGGAAAGACAGCCATCAGTACAAGCCCACGCGTGCTAAGTACCCAGAGTGCGGGACAGACAGCGGGTGTTGTAAGGACGTcaattgttgttattattttttggctgcccccaccgcatgcagaagttcccgggccagggactgaacctgagccacagcagtgacaatgccagatccttaatcagctgtgccaccagggaactccaggatgtcaACTATTAATAGAAAGAGTTGAGAGCTGGAGGCAGAAGCTTGGCTTAAAGTCCAGACTGTGTCACGTCGGCAAATGGCTTGGTGTTTCCTGACTCAGTTCCACAGCTGATAAAAGGTGGAGGGTGGATGCATCAATGTTTAAAGATAACGTGGGTGAATGGATAGAAATTCGGAAGAGGGAGGGGTAGGTGTAGACTGCAGCATCCCCCAGGAAGGCTTCGCGAGGAAACGGGCTGAAGGCTGGAAGGGAGAAAGGCTGCAGAAAGGtgaagaggaggagctggagggtgTGAGCGGAGGCAGGGGTGTGAGCGGGTGTCTGCCAGCCACACAGCCGTCCCTCCCTGCCCATCCACACGGCTCCAGTCTAGGCGccaggcaggggtgaggggatAGGGAGAGAGGAATACCAGCTCCACGGCCACTGACAGAAGCCCTGAGGGCTTGGAGGGGGAGGCTGCAGGGGTGTTCAATCTTTCAAAGAAAAGGCCAAGAGCTGGTGAATTTGAGAGGTTGTCATCGCCCTGGCTTCTCTCCGCTGTCCTCACAATGCAGCCCACCAATTGCTGCTCCGGTTGACAGACGTGAGGAACACTTAGGTCATGGCTCAAAAACCTCACAGCCAAACGGTTCTCATCACTTTACCATGTGACCCAATCCTCCCACTACTCCTCGAAGAGAAATTAGTCTCTTCAACCCCCTTTGAGAGACAGGGCCTCTGAAATACAGAGCGGTCAGGTGTCTTGCCCAAGTTGCACAGCCAGTaaaggcagagctgagattcgAATCCAGAGGGCACAACTCCGGAGCTGCGTTCTCCACCACCACGCTCCACTTCCCCTCCTGTCTGACTGGGGACCAGCCAAGTTCACAGCTGCTTCTCATAGAATGTTCTGTGGAGGCAGCAGGAGAGAAACACAACTAGTACCCACAAAAAACCTTgccacagtgcttggcacacagtaaaaTGTGTGTCATGGCAGAAGCAGCTGGACAAGACTGGACTCTGCCTAGCTCCGTCACCACTGGCCACTCAACCTCAACGTTCTGAAATTCCTGGAGCCTCACTTTCTTCAGGTGTGTGTTGACGTGGTTGGTATCAGGTGGGGGTGTCCGGAGACAAAAAGTcacagtggctggcacagaggaggggctCAATAAACCACCTCCGTAGAGAAGgatcccaggagttcctgatgtggtgccaCAGGATCAGTTGGCCTCGTGGCCTCTTGAGAGCACcgggattcaggttcgatccccagcccagcacagtgggttaaggatccggtgtggcagCTTAGGTCTCGACTGTGGCTCGGGtcggatccctggtccaggaactccatatgccttggggtggccgaaaatgaaaaaagaagagggagagaaggaccCTGCTTTACTGGTTTGCTGCAGGCCTTGCTCCCATAGGAGCAGGCAAGGAATGAGTCTCAGACAAGGTTCTGCTGTTCACGGAGGAGGCACCTTTGAGCTGGACCTTGAAGGGTCTGTCAAGTTCACCAGGTGGGAGCCTGAGAGAGTGAGTGGGGAGCCCCATCGGTCTTGCTGCCCCTTTGGAGCAGCTCTGGAAGGGCTTAAAATAAACCCGCCTAGACCAGTGAGACAGCATATTCTGAGCAAGAGGACCGGATGAGGTCAAGGCTTCAGGATGCTCTTCATCTTCTTAAACATTTATAT
Above is a genomic segment from Phacochoerus africanus isolate WHEZ1 chromosome 7, ROS_Pafr_v1, whole genome shotgun sequence containing:
- the TEX52 gene encoding testis-expressed protein 52, producing the protein MASNLQRSPRGQSDPSRVREPFLKMVHAQETLPIHRTWAQREFLLPSESSELPGFTRQAYRQLALKMPPCTDTKAKVRQRLAGPWKNAAQHTWGFHTWLDVGRLPATFPTRPDRPYDSNVWRWLTDSRAHCLPPAEPPVPPPSRMGPNSFLSFICSTPIFLDANRKNQVILRTMKELKEVEKLKLRSKARAPPLDAHGNILPPKNFRKYQHISAGGRCEPQGLQLVPNPLPNNFARSWPCPNPLPHYREKALKLALLPSAPLSQDLVRAFQTLLEDQAALPLHHLSGTHPGETLARKRRPGHI